The Candidatus Saccharibacteria bacterium genome has a segment encoding these proteins:
- a CDS encoding 50S ribosomal protein L22 — MSVIAKANGVRMSPRKVHEVISLVRGRTVADALVILEHVPRRAAEPVAKLINSAVANAVHNNKMKKNDLFIESIQVGHGPALKRFRAAAMGRAKPYKRRSSNISVALSSITENPQTSDKPAESNTTKPAAKKTATKKATATKKPAAKKTTTKAKKETK, encoded by the coding sequence ATGAGTGTTATAGCAAAAGCCAACGGTGTGCGCATGAGTCCAAGAAAAGTACATGAAGTAATTTCATTAGTTCGTGGTCGAACTGTAGCAGACGCATTAGTAATTTTAGAACACGTACCACGTCGAGCAGCAGAACCTGTAGCTAAACTAATAAATTCAGCTGTAGCTAATGCTGTTCACAACAATAAAATGAAAAAGAACGATTTGTTCATTGAAAGCATTCAAGTCGGTCACGGACCAGCCTTAAAGCGATTCAGAGCTGCGGCGATGGGACGAGCAAAACCATACAAACGACGATCAAGTAATATTTCAGTTGCACTTTCTTCAATCACAGAAAACCCTCAAACCAGCGATAAACCAGCAGAGAGTAATACTACTAAGCCTGCAGCTAAAAAGACTGCTACCAAGAAAGCAACCGCCACTAAGAAACCAGCTGCAAAAAAGACTACTACTAAAGCTAAGAAGGAGACCAAGTAA
- the rplO gene encoding 50S ribosomal protein L15, translating to MLFQDLDVSKKKTKKRVGRGISAGQGKTAGRGTKGQASRSGYRTKPNFEGGQTPLVKRLPKLKGFKSKRAAAQEVTTDDLNSLKTKKITPEVLAEAGLVKDAYEKIKLIGATKLESAKDVEVHAVTAGAQKAVKDAGGSVKLVEKARPKTSKKDDASK from the coding sequence ATGTTATTCCAAGATTTAGACGTATCGAAAAAGAAGACAAAGAAGCGAGTTGGTCGTGGTATTTCTGCTGGACAGGGCAAAACTGCTGGCCGCGGAACAAAAGGACAAGCATCGCGTAGCGGCTACCGCACCAAGCCAAACTTTGAAGGTGGACAGACACCTTTAGTTAAGCGACTTCCGAAACTTAAAGGTTTTAAAAGTAAACGCGCTGCTGCTCAAGAAGTCACTACCGACGACTTAAACAGTCTAAAAACTAAAAAAATCACTCCAGAAGTACTTGCAGAAGCCGGACTAGTTAAAGATGCATACGAGAAAATCAAATTGATTGGTGCGACTAAACTAGAGTCTGCCAAAGATGTTGAAGTTCACGCTGTAACAGCTGGCGCACAAAAAGCTGTAAAAGATGCTGGCGGAAGTGTTAAACTTGTTGAAAAGGCACGTCCAAAGACATCGAAAAAAGACGACGCTAGCAAATAA
- the rpsH gene encoding 30S ribosomal protein S8 gives MITTDPIADMLTRIRNAIAVNKNQVRVPFSKLKLTVATLLVEAGFLEAIETIEEGKFKEIKITINKTDSSPKINELARISKPGRRLYVKADKIPKVMDGRGIMIVSTSKGVMTDAEARSEGIGGELMCKVF, from the coding sequence ATGATTACAACAGACCCAATCGCAGACATGTTAACAAGAATCAGAAATGCAATCGCTGTTAATAAAAACCAAGTTCGTGTTCCTTTTTCTAAGCTAAAGCTTACAGTTGCAACGCTACTAGTTGAAGCTGGCTTTTTAGAAGCAATCGAAACAATTGAAGAAGGTAAGTTTAAAGAGATTAAGATCACTATAAACAAGACAGATTCAAGCCCGAAAATTAACGAATTAGCTCGTATTTCTAAGCCTGGCCGACGTCTGTATGTTAAGGCTGACAAAATACCTAAGGTAATGGACGGTCGCGGAATAATGATTGTAAGTACATCAAAAGGTGTAATGACAGATGCAGAAGCACGTTCAGAGGGCATTGGTGGCGAACTAATGTGTAAGGTATTTTAG
- a CDS encoding 50S ribosomal protein L6, giving the protein MSRIGRQPITIPSGVTVEIKDGLIVVRGSKGELSQDVLPGIDVVIEDQSITVARQNDEKKTRGYHGLMRTLIDNMIVGLSEGFSKELELHGVGYRVQMAGTNLKFAIGYSHDVEFKVPQGIQAEVNGNVIKVTGYDKQLVGQTAAQIREIRKPEPYKGKGIRYKDEYIVRKAGKTAA; this is encoded by the coding sequence ATGAGTCGTATAGGTAGACAACCAATCACAATTCCTTCAGGTGTAACCGTAGAAATTAAAGACGGCCTAATAGTTGTTCGTGGCTCAAAAGGTGAACTTTCGCAAGACGTTTTACCAGGTATAGACGTGGTCATCGAAGACCAGTCAATTACAGTTGCTCGTCAGAACGACGAAAAGAAAACTCGTGGATACCACGGATTAATGCGCACCCTAATCGACAACATGATTGTTGGCCTAAGCGAAGGCTTTAGTAAAGAACTTGAATTACATGGTGTTGGTTACCGCGTTCAAATGGCTGGCACTAACCTTAAGTTTGCAATCGGTTATTCACACGATGTTGAGTTTAAAGTACCTCAAGGCATTCAAGCTGAAGTAAATGGAAATGTAATCAAAGTTACTGGTTACGATAAGCAACTTGTAGGACAGACGGCAGCTCAAATTCGGGAAATCAGAAAACCAGAACCGTACAAAGGAAAAGGTATTCGCTACAAAGACGAATACATTGTACGTAAAGCTGGAAAGACAGCGGCGTAG
- the rpsQ gene encoding 30S ribosomal protein S17 — protein sequence MARILNGTVVSAKNNKTIVVRVDRRTQHPIYSKAYIVSKKYHAHDEKNEAELGDSVAIVECPPKSRLKRWNLKEVTKKAGLA from the coding sequence ATGGCACGTATTTTAAATGGAACTGTGGTTTCTGCTAAAAACAACAAAACTATTGTTGTGCGTGTTGATCGTCGTACTCAACACCCGATCTACAGTAAAGCCTATATTGTATCTAAGAAGTACCACGCTCACGACGAAAAGAACGAAGCCGAACTCGGTGACTCTGTAGCTATTGTTGAATGTCCACCAAAGTCTCGACTTAAGCGATGGAACCTTAAAGAAGTTACCAAAAAGGCAGGTCTAGCATGA
- the rplB gene encoding 50S ribosomal protein L2, with protein sequence MAVKNYKATTPGRRGMTTRDFDQITKKKPTKSLTSIKKSTAGRNNQGRITTRHRGSGVKRYYRHITFGLPAGTKATIEAIEYDPNRSANIALVKDQNDKLHYILASAQMHKGMVIESGEEVPIEPGNRMTLKTIPTGSVIYNIEMKPGKGGQLVRSAGNRAQLTSKEGEYAQVRLPSSEIRKIHLSCMATIGSVGNEQHQNIKWGSAGRRRRMGWRPSVRGVVMNAADHPHGGGDGGSHGPGRDPKTPWGQLTLGYKTRRRKSSDAFIVRNRHQAKRKR encoded by the coding sequence ATGGCTGTAAAAAACTATAAAGCAACTACTCCTGGCCGACGCGGCATGACTACTCGTGATTTTGACCAAATCACAAAAAAGAAACCAACCAAGTCACTAACGTCTATTAAAAAGTCTACCGCTGGACGAAACAACCAAGGTCGTATAACAACTCGGCACCGTGGTTCTGGTGTAAAGCGCTACTACCGACACATCACGTTTGGCTTGCCAGCTGGAACAAAAGCTACAATTGAAGCTATTGAATATGACCCTAACCGTTCAGCTAACATTGCTTTAGTTAAAGACCAAAATGACAAGTTGCACTACATTCTTGCTTCAGCACAAATGCACAAGGGTATGGTGATTGAAAGCGGCGAAGAAGTACCGATCGAACCCGGTAACCGAATGACTTTAAAAACTATCCCAACCGGTAGCGTTATTTACAATATTGAAATGAAACCAGGTAAAGGTGGACAACTTGTTCGCAGCGCGGGTAATCGTGCACAGCTTACTTCTAAAGAAGGTGAATACGCACAAGTGCGCCTACCAAGTAGTGAAATCCGAAAAATCCACCTTAGCTGCATGGCTACAATTGGTAGCGTTGGAAATGAACAACATCAGAACATTAAATGGGGTAGCGCCGGTCGTCGACGACGAATGGGATGGCGCCCAAGCGTTCGAGGAGTCGTAATGAACGCTGCAGATCACCCGCACGGTGGTGGTGACGGTGGTAGTCACGGCCCAGGACGAGATCCAAAAACTCCATGGGGTCAATTAACCCTTGGCTACAAAACACGTCGCCGAAAAAGTTCTGACGCATTTATTGTACGTAACCGCCACCAGGCTAAGAGGAAGAGGTAG
- a CDS encoding 50S ribosomal protein L18, with protein sequence MARLDNKRRLQEARKRRVRNIIRGTAERPRLTVHVSNVAMHAQIINDLDHKTLLGMKSGSASNIEGAATFAKEFAAAAKKAKLTSVVLDRGSKKYHGKLKAFADKLREEGMEL encoded by the coding sequence ATGGCAAGACTTGATAACAAACGACGATTACAAGAAGCACGCAAACGACGAGTACGAAACATTATTCGCGGTACAGCTGAGCGTCCACGACTAACTGTGCACGTGTCTAATGTTGCAATGCACGCTCAGATTATAAATGACCTTGATCACAAGACTCTGCTTGGAATGAAAAGTGGTTCGGCTAGCAATATTGAAGGCGCAGCGACATTTGCGAAAGAATTTGCGGCCGCAGCTAAAAAAGCAAAGCTAACAAGCGTTGTGCTTGACCGAGGCAGCAAAAAATACCACGGTAAACTAAAAGCATTCGCAGATAAGCTACGTGAAGAAGGAATGGAGTTGTAG
- the rplD gene encoding 50S ribosomal protein L4: MAVATYSKTGTKAATAAKLNKDVFGLEVKDHSLLHQAYLTHQANGRTRVASVLGRGEVRGGGRKPWKQKGTGRARHGSIRSPIWRGGGVTFGPSNNRNYSKQLNRKAKKTAVKQALSVAANAGTIKVIDDFVAKDGKTKHAAELMTKLDSTRSVVLVVDNKTDQNVRATNNLDFVKLVQANYLNVYDILNAHSVVFTKKALDVVDAWLADKESK, translated from the coding sequence ATGGCTGTTGCAACATATTCAAAAACCGGTACTAAAGCAGCAACTGCGGCAAAACTTAACAAAGATGTATTTGGCCTTGAAGTTAAAGACCACTCGTTATTACACCAAGCCTACCTAACTCACCAAGCAAATGGCCGAACTCGCGTAGCTAGTGTTCTTGGTCGCGGTGAAGTTCGTGGTGGTGGACGTAAACCATGGAAGCAAAAAGGTACTGGTCGTGCTCGTCACGGTTCTATCCGCTCACCAATCTGGCGTGGCGGTGGAGTAACCTTTGGTCCTTCAAACAACCGTAATTACAGCAAACAATTAAACCGTAAGGCTAAAAAGACTGCCGTTAAACAAGCATTGAGTGTTGCTGCAAATGCTGGAACAATTAAAGTTATCGATGATTTTGTAGCAAAAGACGGTAAAACAAAGCATGCTGCTGAACTAATGACTAAGCTCGACTCTACTCGATCGGTAGTGCTCGTAGTTGACAACAAAACTGATCAAAATGTTCGGGCAACTAACAACCTTGATTTTGTGAAACTGGTTCAAGCTAACTACCTAAACGTGTACGACATCTTAAATGCTCACAGCGTTGTATTTACTAAAAAAGCTCTTGACGTTGTTGACGCTTGGCTTGCAGACAAGGAGAGCAAGTAA
- the rplX gene encoding 50S ribosomal protein L24, with product MNTVKLRVGDTVMVRSGRDKGKTGKVTAVHPKDNKVTVEGVNVVKKHRKPNQQNNTGAVVEITKPIWVSKVGIVHPSKKDQTTRIGYKVDDKGNKTRIFKANGKEIK from the coding sequence ATGAACACTGTAAAACTTCGCGTAGGTGACACTGTTATGGTTCGATCTGGCCGCGACAAAGGTAAGACCGGCAAAGTAACTGCTGTGCACCCTAAAGACAACAAAGTTACCGTTGAAGGCGTTAATGTTGTTAAAAAACACCGTAAGCCAAACCAACAAAACAATACTGGGGCAGTGGTTGAAATTACTAAACCAATTTGGGTTTCTAAAGTTGGGATTGTTCACCCAAGTAAGAAAGACCAGACTACACGAATTGGCTACAAAGTTGACGACAAAGGTAACAAGACTCGTATTTTTAAAGCAAACGGAAAGGAGATTAAGTAA
- the rpsN gene encoding 30S ribosomal protein S14, giving the protein MPRTSIVERDKKRDKMIEKYAAKRAELKALGDYEGLAKLPRNSSPTRRTTRCAMTGRGKGYMRKFGLSRVTFREQASKGNIPGVTKASW; this is encoded by the coding sequence ATGCCACGAACTTCTATAGTAGAGCGCGATAAAAAGCGCGATAAAATGATTGAGAAATACGCTGCAAAGCGTGCTGAGCTTAAAGCGCTTGGCGATTACGAAGGGTTAGCAAAGCTACCTCGTAACTCAAGCCCAACTCGAAGAACTACTCGTTGCGCAATGACCGGTCGTGGCAAAGGTTATATGCGTAAATTTGGTTTATCTCGAGTAACTTTCCGTGAACAAGCAAGCAAAGGTAATATCCCTGGCGTCACTAAGGCCAGCTGGTAG
- the rplP gene encoding 50S ribosomal protein L16, whose product MLMPNKQKYRKVRKGKNRGVASSNNEISFGRYGLRATTAERITSRQIEASRRAMTRYVKRGGKIWIRIFPHTPVTRKALGLKMGSGKGNPEFHVAKVKPGTIMFEMDGVTEDIAREAMRLAAHKLPVKTKFVIKEVPGEA is encoded by the coding sequence ATGTTAATGCCGAATAAACAAAAGTACCGAAAAGTACGTAAAGGTAAAAACCGCGGTGTTGCTAGTAGTAACAATGAAATCAGCTTCGGTAGGTACGGCTTACGCGCAACCACTGCTGAGCGAATTACTTCACGACAAATCGAAGCATCTCGACGAGCAATGACTCGTTACGTAAAACGTGGTGGAAAAATCTGGATTCGAATATTCCCACACACCCCAGTTACTCGTAAGGCTTTAGGTCTAAAAATGGGTAGCGGCAAAGGTAACCCAGAATTCCACGTTGCAAAAGTTAAGCCTGGCACAATTATGTTCGAAATGGACGGTGTAACTGAAGATATCGCTCGAGAAGCTATGCGACTTGCAGCCCACAAGCTACCGGTTAAGACCAAATTTGTGATTAAAGAAGTTCCAGGAGAGGCGTAA
- the rpsS gene encoding 30S ribosomal protein S19 — translation MSRSLKKGPFVDFKLAKKVDALGADDRSVIKTWARASTISPEMVGRTIAVHNGKVHVPVFITENMVGHKLGEFAPTRKFRKHGGKLAK, via the coding sequence ATGAGTCGTTCACTGAAAAAAGGACCATTTGTAGATTTTAAACTAGCTAAAAAAGTTGACGCACTCGGAGCTGATGACCGCAGTGTTATTAAAACCTGGGCCCGCGCCAGCACTATTAGCCCTGAAATGGTTGGCAGAACTATCGCTGTACATAATGGTAAGGTTCACGTTCCAGTATTTATTACCGAAAACATGGTTGGTCACAAACTTGGTGAATTTGCCCCAACTCGTAAGTTCCGTAAGCACGGTGGAAAGTTAGCTAAGTAA
- the rplE gene encoding 50S ribosomal protein L5 — translation MATKTAVQRPRIHQLYLDSVRDELKKELNLSNINQVPKLEKIVVNVGVGRSKGDNRMKETVINTLRKITGQQPAETKSRKSIAGFKLREGEVVGYRVTLRGARMYEFLDRVVSIVLPRVRDFHGVSIKSFDPQGNYSIGIKEQSIFPELTFEDTAVLHGLQINIVTTAEDKESSKALLRKLGVPLQKENK, via the coding sequence ATGGCTACCAAAACTGCAGTACAGAGACCACGAATTCACCAGCTATATCTTGACTCCGTTCGTGATGAGCTTAAAAAAGAACTTAATCTAAGTAACATCAATCAAGTTCCTAAGCTTGAAAAGATTGTTGTAAACGTTGGCGTCGGTCGCAGCAAAGGTGATAACCGCATGAAAGAAACGGTTATTAACACACTACGGAAAATCACCGGTCAGCAACCAGCAGAAACCAAGTCTCGCAAATCGATTGCAGGATTCAAACTTCGTGAAGGCGAAGTTGTTGGCTACCGAGTTACTCTGCGCGGTGCGCGAATGTACGAATTCTTAGACCGCGTTGTGAGCATAGTCCTACCTCGGGTTCGTGACTTCCACGGTGTAAGCATTAAGTCATTTGACCCACAAGGAAACTACAGTATTGGGATCAAAGAACAGTCAATTTTCCCTGAGTTAACATTTGAAGACACAGCCGTATTGCACGGGCTACAGATTAACATTGTAACAACAGCAGAAGATAAGGAATCTTCAAAGGCTCTTCTGCGCAAACTAGGCGTACCGCTACAAAAGGAGAATAAGTAA
- the rplN gene encoding 50S ribosomal protein L14 produces MIQQESRLKVTDNSGAKEILCIRVLGSSKKRYAKVGDVITATVKQASPTGQVKKKSVVQAVVVRTQNTIRRKDGSTIKFDDNAAVIIGEDKQPRATRIFGPVPRELRDMGYMKIISLAPEVL; encoded by the coding sequence ATGATTCAACAAGAAAGCAGACTAAAAGTAACTGACAACAGTGGAGCTAAAGAAATTCTTTGTATTCGTGTACTTGGTAGCTCAAAAAAACGATACGCCAAAGTTGGTGACGTTATTACCGCTACCGTTAAGCAAGCTAGCCCAACCGGCCAAGTTAAAAAGAAAAGTGTTGTGCAAGCAGTTGTTGTTCGAACTCAGAACACTATTCGCCGTAAAGACGGCTCTACAATTAAATTTGATGACAACGCAGCTGTAATCATCGGCGAAGACAAACAGCCTCGTGCAACTCGTATTTTTGGACCTGTACCTCGTGAACTTCGTGACATGGGCTACATGAAAATAATTTCACTCGCACCGGAGGTTCTGTAA
- the secY gene encoding preprotein translocase subunit SecY, translating into MNWKTIRAAFKNADMRKKIFVIAFLVVIFRILTYIPVPFGDATEIRAAIESAFANQRLFGFVDILSGGALAGFSIMLMGIGPYINSSIIMQILTKVIPKLQELNKEGQSGRTKINQYTRYLTLPLAIAQSFGMIFLIRQVVQSSSGLDIIATASFVDWVVMITSLVAGSMLLMWIGELMSEQGVGNGISLIIFAGIVTQLPSIANILLPAFAPGADYIFKTDIPGISTGLGFEFTVPFNLTAIFIVLLFLVITLVVTYFVVKLNEAQRIVTISYAKRIRGNRAYGGVDTVLPIKLIIAGVIPIIFAVAFLSVPPFLGTLLQSASSEWLQNIGTNLQNWFAVGGGYFGGASTSTDGSSNVIYPTLYFSLVVLFSYISAGLYFNPKEIAENLQKQGGFVAGIRPGEKTEKYLKGIVNRLTLFGSFALGFIAILPFLAERFTGNQLLTVGGTGLLIVVSVAIESLRQLESKALMITYDAPE; encoded by the coding sequence ATGAACTGGAAGACTATCAGAGCAGCATTTAAAAATGCTGATATGCGGAAGAAGATCTTCGTTATCGCCTTTTTAGTGGTTATTTTCAGAATTCTGACCTATATTCCGGTGCCGTTTGGTGATGCAACAGAAATTCGCGCTGCGATTGAATCAGCTTTTGCCAATCAGCGTTTATTTGGTTTTGTTGATATTTTAAGCGGTGGAGCATTGGCTGGATTTTCTATCATGCTGATGGGTATTGGGCCGTACATTAACTCTTCAATCATCATGCAGATTCTGACCAAAGTTATTCCTAAGCTGCAAGAACTCAACAAAGAAGGCCAATCTGGTAGAACAAAAATTAACCAGTACACTCGTTACCTAACACTCCCACTGGCTATTGCTCAAAGTTTCGGAATGATCTTCTTAATTCGACAAGTTGTACAAAGCTCATCTGGGCTGGACATTATAGCAACTGCCAGCTTTGTTGACTGGGTTGTGATGATCACCTCACTAGTTGCTGGTTCGATGCTACTAATGTGGATTGGTGAACTTATGAGCGAACAAGGTGTAGGTAATGGTATTTCGCTTATTATCTTTGCTGGTATTGTTACGCAACTACCGAGTATTGCAAACATACTACTGCCAGCATTCGCCCCAGGTGCTGACTATATTTTTAAAACTGATATCCCGGGCATAAGTACCGGCTTAGGCTTTGAGTTTACGGTTCCGTTTAACTTGACGGCAATATTTATAGTACTGCTGTTTTTGGTCATAACGTTAGTCGTGACCTATTTCGTCGTTAAATTAAATGAAGCGCAGCGTATTGTAACTATTAGCTACGCTAAACGAATCCGCGGCAACCGAGCATACGGCGGCGTCGACACGGTGCTTCCAATTAAGCTAATCATCGCTGGTGTTATCCCTATCATCTTCGCTGTTGCGTTCTTGTCGGTTCCTCCGTTTTTAGGGACATTGCTGCAAAGTGCAAGCAGCGAATGGCTGCAAAATATTGGTACTAATCTGCAAAACTGGTTTGCGGTTGGTGGTGGATACTTTGGCGGTGCATCTACGTCTACCGACGGCAGCAGCAATGTAATTTATCCAACCTTGTATTTTTCTTTGGTCGTGCTGTTCAGCTATATTTCAGCCGGGTTATATTTTAATCCAAAAGAAATCGCCGAAAACCTACAAAAACAAGGTGGCTTCGTGGCTGGTATTCGCCCTGGCGAAAAGACCGAAAAATACCTTAAGGGTATTGTGAACCGATTAACATTATTTGGTTCGTTTGCACTTGGCTTTATCGCTATCTTACCGTTTTTGGCCGAACGCTTCACCGGTAATCAATTGCTAACAGTTGGTGGTACGGGTCTATTGATTGTCGTGTCAGTTGCTATTGAGTCATTGCGTCAGCTTGAATCCAAAGCATTAATGATAACTTACGACGCACCTGAATAA
- a CDS encoding 50S ribosomal protein L23, with amino-acid sequence MIFIQPRISEKSYFLSEQGNTYMFDVDPSANKQQIKEAVQEQYDVSVKSVRTAVAKGKVKTTPRKRRYPIEGKRKTVKRAYVTLMPGKTLPFFEDIS; translated from the coding sequence ATGATTTTTATTCAACCTCGAATCTCTGAAAAAAGCTATTTCTTAAGCGAACAAGGTAATACGTACATGTTTGACGTTGATCCGTCTGCTAATAAGCAACAAATCAAGGAAGCTGTTCAAGAGCAGTATGATGTTTCAGTTAAGTCTGTAAGAACTGCCGTTGCTAAAGGTAAAGTTAAAACCACCCCACGTAAACGACGCTACCCAATTGAGGGAAAGCGCAAAACCGTAAAGCGTGCATACGTAACATTAATGCCCGGCAAAACACTGCCGTTTTTTGAGGATATTTCGTAA
- the rpmC gene encoding 50S ribosomal protein L29, with protein sequence MNISEIRGQDVKKLQDLLATKRAELAEKVREKRVSERGNLHEARQLRTDIAKILTVINEETKEETA encoded by the coding sequence ATGAATATTTCTGAAATTCGCGGACAAGATGTGAAAAAACTCCAAGATCTACTTGCTACTAAGCGAGCAGAGCTTGCCGAGAAGGTTAGGGAAAAGCGAGTAAGTGAACGGGGCAACCTACACGAAGCTCGACAACTTCGAACTGACATCGCAAAAATTTTAACTGTAATTAATGAAGAGACAAAAGAGGAGACAGCGTAA
- a CDS encoding 30S ribosomal protein S5, whose translation MADNRRQNRRDDRPVSEFTENVINIDRVARVVKGGRRFRFRALVVVGDNKTRVGVGVSKGQDVQLAVAKAVDVAKKNMITVPIKDGTIPHTIQKKHAGAVVLLKPARPGTGTIAGGTVRSIIDVIGVKNILSKSLGSSNKINVAYATIDALKALQPKENWVTTLDEPTEKKKTKATKAKAEAK comes from the coding sequence ATGGCTGACAATAGACGACAAAACCGACGAGACGACCGACCTGTGAGTGAATTTACAGAAAACGTTATTAATATTGACCGTGTTGCACGAGTTGTTAAAGGTGGCCGACGGTTCAGATTCCGAGCTTTGGTAGTTGTTGGCGATAATAAAACTCGCGTAGGTGTTGGTGTAAGTAAAGGTCAAGACGTTCAATTAGCTGTTGCTAAAGCTGTCGATGTTGCTAAAAAGAACATGATTACTGTTCCGATTAAAGACGGCACAATTCCACACACAATCCAGAAGAAACACGCTGGTGCAGTAGTGCTACTAAAGCCTGCTCGACCAGGTACTGGTACTATTGCTGGCGGTACAGTTCGTTCAATCATTGACGTGATTGGGGTTAAGAACATACTTAGTAAGTCACTTGGGTCAAGCAACAAAATCAACGTTGCCTACGCTACAATCGACGCCTTAAAAGCCCTACAGCCAAAAGAAAACTGGGTTACTACACTTGATGAACCGACAGAAAAGAAAAAGACAAAAGCCACTAAAGCAAAAGCGGAGGCTAAATAA
- the rplC gene encoding 50S ribosomal protein L3, producing the protein MKALLGKKIGMTQIINDDGAMVPVTLIHVGENTITGVRTEETDGYTAVQLGYGEAKHMKKPQADGLKKNNVKSQPKFIREVRDMELSEESSVGGSFNAGIFEIGDKVKVTGTSKGKGWAGTVKRHNFNTSKRTHGGNGYVRRPGSIGSMYPQKVFKGKRMAGRMGGETTTTLNLKVAYVDEKNQLVGIKGAVPGPKRGHVVIRGIA; encoded by the coding sequence GTGAAAGCTTTGCTCGGTAAAAAAATCGGAATGACTCAAATCATCAACGACGATGGTGCTATGGTTCCTGTTACCTTAATTCATGTTGGCGAAAACACTATTACTGGTGTGCGCACAGAAGAAACTGACGGCTACACAGCTGTACAGCTTGGTTACGGTGAAGCAAAGCACATGAAGAAACCGCAAGCAGACGGTCTTAAAAAGAATAACGTAAAATCACAACCTAAATTTATTCGTGAAGTTCGAGACATGGAATTATCAGAAGAGTCGTCAGTTGGCGGCTCTTTTAATGCTGGAATTTTCGAAATTGGCGACAAAGTTAAAGTTACCGGTACAAGCAAAGGAAAAGGTTGGGCAGGAACTGTTAAGCGACATAACTTTAACACCAGTAAGCGAACGCACGGTGGAAACGGCTATGTTCGACGACCAGGCTCTATCGGCTCTATGTACCCACAAAAAGTCTTTAAAGGTAAACGAATGGCTGGACGCATGGGTGGTGAAACAACTACTACACTTAATCTTAAAGTTGCCTATGTTGACGAAAAGAACCAACTAGTTGGTATTAAAGGCGCTGTTCCTGGTCCAAAACGAGGACACGTCGTAATTAGAGGTATTGCATAA
- the rpsC gene encoding 30S ribosomal protein S3, translating to MGQKVNPTSMRLQVNKNWRSRWFASGTQYKDQLAQDLQVRQLIDDTFGKRGAINRVEIERSPSLTTVTIYTAKAGVVIGRGGAGAQKLKADVEKILKTTVRVNIEEIKKPEVYAKVVADNIANQLERRINFRRAVKQAAANAMRAGAKGIRIEVAGRLNNAEMARREKEIQGSVPLHTIRADIDYALVEAHTAAGKIGIKVWINKGEVL from the coding sequence ATGGGCCAAAAAGTTAACCCTACCAGCATGCGTCTGCAAGTTAACAAAAACTGGCGATCACGTTGGTTTGCTTCAGGCACACAATATAAAGACCAGCTTGCTCAAGATTTGCAAGTTCGTCAGTTAATTGACGACACATTTGGTAAGCGTGGTGCTATAAACCGCGTTGAGATTGAGCGATCACCAAGCTTAACTACTGTTACTATCTACACCGCAAAAGCTGGTGTTGTGATTGGTCGCGGTGGTGCTGGTGCGCAAAAACTTAAGGCAGATGTAGAAAAGATCCTAAAAACTACTGTTCGTGTAAACATTGAAGAAATTAAAAAGCCAGAAGTATATGCCAAAGTTGTAGCTGATAACATCGCTAATCAACTTGAACGACGCATCAACTTCCGCCGAGCAGTAAAGCAAGCCGCTGCTAACGCTATGCGCGCTGGTGCTAAGGGAATTCGTATCGAAGTTGCTGGCCGACTTAACAATGCAGAAATGGCACGTCGCGAAAAAGAAATTCAAGGTTCTGTTCCTCTACACACTATTCGTGCTGACATTGATTATGCGCTTGTTGAAGCTCACACGGCAGCTGGCAAGATTGGCATAAAAGTTTGGATTAACAAAGGTGAGGTTCTGTAG